A window of Thermodesulfobacteriota bacterium genomic DNA:
GGCCCCTTGCAGGCCGGGCTGCCACGTCAGGAGGTCCTGGCAGTAGGTAATGGCCAGGGGGAGATTGACAAAGGTGGCGTCGAGATCGATGTGGTGGCGGATCGTCTCCAGTCTTTTCTCCAGCCAGGCGCTGGCTTCTGCCATGTAGGCGGCAAGATCCGGCTGCCCGGCTGGCAGGTCGGCTGCGGCCAACAGCTCCCGGGCCTCGGCAAAGCGGTATTGGCGGCGACGGCACTGGGCGAGGAGAATGGTCTTTTCTCCGTCCATGCCGGTCAGGGCGCTGGCGGCCAAGAGGGCGTGCTCCGCCTCGGCGAGGTCGCCATAATCCAGGTAAACACGACCAAGCGCCACCAGCAGCGCGGCCCGCTCGGGCGCGGCCAGGACCGCGGCCAGCTGGGCGGTGAGCCGGATCTCCCCGTCCAGACGTCGTCGCAAGCGTTGCAGCAGGGCGGTCGAGGTGGAGATGGCTTCTGCATAGAGGTCCATGGACCGGTGGAGCAGGGTGAGCTCTTCCCGCAGACGTTCTTCCTGGGTGTGAGTGTGTGCCAAAGCCTGCAGACGACGCTCGGCCGCCTGAAGCCACTCCACTTGGCCGCTCAGCAAATAGCGGATGTCCCGAAATCCCATTTTATTCACGGCGGCAGCCACCCCATCGCTGGCATGGATGGCCCGGAAGAAGGCCTTGGCGGTCCGGCCTTGGCGTGGCCGGCCCGGCGGCGTCCGGTCACGGCGCAGGGCCAACAGGGCGTGGTCAACGGCCTCTTGTGCCTGTTGGCTTTGCTGGGCCAGGGTACGGCATTCGCCAGCCAGGCGGTCCGCCAGGGCGAGCACCTCGGCGGGCAGGGGACGAGGGGAGTCGGCGAAGCACCGGGCAAGTACGGCCGCCGGATCCGCCTGGAAAGCGGGACCGCTGGCCAGCAAGGCGTCCAGCTCGACCGCCGGCGCACCGTTGATTCGGGCCCCGGAACGGTTGGCGTTGAAGCACGGCATGCCGGATTCCTGGATCAGCCACTCCAGATCGGTACGCGTACCCACAAACTGGCTCATGGTCGGCAGCATGTGGCCATCGATCCCTTCCACCCAGGGGGCCGCGTCGAGGTTGATGGTGACCGGTACCGCCATGTCCGGAGCATGGGAGCGAAAGCCTGTGTAGGCCAAGTCGAAGCCCAGGAGGACGAGGGGCGAGGCACCGCATAGGGTCGCCACATGGAAGGCCATGTGGGCCACGCCGCGGAGACGGCGCGGGAAGGGGGCCCAACCGCCCCAGCGCTCCTGCATGTCCGACAGGAAGCTCCCGGATTCGGCTGCGAAGAACTTCACCGGGTGGCGATAGAGCTTGGGCACGGCTGGGAAGACGATGGAGGCGTAGCAGAGCGGCACCTCTGTCTCCGCGAGGATGGGCCGGAACTTCTCGAAGCATTCCTCGGTGCAGTCCACGGAGACCACCAGGTGCGGCTTGAGGCCGTGGCGCAGGAGCACCGGCAAGGCGGAGTCCACCGCCACCAGGAAGGCGCGGTTGGGCCAGCGCCGCAGGGTCTCGATCCCTGGCGCCAGGGAAGGACCGGCGCCGAGGATGATGGCCGGGTGGCCGGTCAAAGCGCCGTTCAGGACCGCCAGGTTGGCCGAGCGCATCATTACAGTCGCGTTGGCCGTGACGTTGTCCAGGGCCAGTTGGCCGAGGCTTTTCATGGTGGTGATCGTGCCAGTGAGTGCACTCGCATCCTCACGAAGGCGGCGGAGTACCCCTTGGCATTGGTTGGGGAAGAGCTCCCGGGCCGGTTCATAGGTTGTTACCCTGAGGCCACCGCCAAGGATGGCCACATGGTTTTCTGCCAGCACCGGCGCCAAGTCGGGATCCTGGCCCAGGAGGATGGAGACATCCTGGCTGGCCATAAGCTCAGTCAGATCGAGGACCTGCATGGCGGCGGCCAGCACACGTGGACTGGTTTCGATCACCACAAGCTTGAGAAGTGGGATGCGGCGCCGCATGATTTCCACGGCCATGAACCCCAGCCCCAGGCCGACCAGGCAGCGAACCTCCCCGGCCTGGCACTCGGCCTGGTCCGCCAGCTGTCGGGCCTCGACCTCAGGATCGGTGGTGCTGTGCAGGGTTACCGTACGGCCGTCGGCGCTGTTGCGGGCGACCGCTGTCCAGGAGCCGTTGGCCGCAGGCTGCAGCACCACCTCGGTGCGGTCCGCGGGCAGGAGCGCCTCCAGACGGGCCAGCAGCTCGGGCCGATACCGGGCCAGTGCCTGGTTGTTGGCCTTGTAAATGGCGGGGTCGGGGCGGGCCGGGGAGGCGGATGGGCTCGGCATGCGCAGAGGGGTGCCGTCGGTCCGCGGCGGTGGTCAGATACCGGTGAACAGAAAATCGAGGGCGGCCAGGATGGTATCCCGGTGCCTCGCCAGGGAGGTGACCTTGCGGCCCAGGGCTCGCGGCACGCCGGCAAGCCGCGCCATTCAAGGGCTCCGCACGGGGTCGCTGAATGCGTCGTCCGCCTCGATGCGGTGGTTGTAAGCGCTCACCGCCGCACGGTTTTCCTCACGCCAGCGCTGTCGTCTTTCGTGAGCGAACGGCGCCACCAGACGCTGCTCCAGCGCTTGGGACAGATTGATCTCTACGCCCCGTGCCTGCCGGAGCAGATCGCTGTTGACGCTCAGGTTGGCGGCCTTCTGGGGGGCGCTCTCATCGCAGAGATGGGCTGGCATGGCCTTCGGTTCACCTCCTGCGCACGCTCTGTACGCCCAGTGTACCCACAAGGTCATGGCCGTGGCAAGGAGCCGCCCGTCACTGCACGACCACCGCCGGCAGGCTGTGCGGCCGGATCTCCGCCCGCCGATCTGCCGCTGGCGGGTTGTCCACCTGGTGCTTGAGGCGCCAGACCCCGTTCGTCCGCTCCCAGAGGTGGAGGGAGCGGAAGCGGTCGACGATCTCCCAGAATCGCTCCTCAGTGAGATCACAGTAGTCCAGAAAATCCCGGAAGTGCCGCTTCGGAAACTCGCCGTCGTAGCGCCGCACCAGGGCCACCCCTTCCTCCCGGGTGATGTGGCCGTCCCGGATCTCGTGAGCCGCGTCGGAGGTGGCGCGGCCGATGCCGAACTTGATGAACATGAGGTAGTAATGGAAGCCGTCCAGCTTGTCATCCAGGGAGGCGTACTTGGAATAGGTGCCCTCGCTGCGCTCCGGGTTGGCGACAAAGCCGCAGTGCTCGGCAGCGTAGTAATAGTTCTCCTGGGGAATCCACTTGTGGTAGTAGCCGTAGAAGTGGCACTGGATGCCGCTCTCCCGGAGCTCTTCCTGCGACGGAAAGAGATACGGCGCCAGGTCGCCGGGGGTGAAGCCGTGCTCCAGGAGGTCCTCCGGGCCGATGCCGGAGAAGTAGTGGCGGACGAGATCATCCCCCAGGTTGTGGGTGGGGCTGTTCTCGTTCTTCTTGTCGCCGCCGTACTCCACCTCGCCGTTCTCGCCGTACATGATGAGGGGGATCCGGTACTTCACCGCCATGCGCACCGGAAAGGATTTCTGGCCGAAGATGAAGGGCTGGAAAGGGTCGCCCAGGGTCTCGAAGAAGAGCCGGGTGAGGCGGCGGTTGATGAGGCCGTTGGGGTGGCCCATGATGTTGTCCTGGCCGGACTGGATGAGGGCCTGGAGATTCTTCCAGCCGATGTCGGTATAGAGGTTGGGCGCCCAGGTGACGGTCAGGGGATGCATGCCGTACTTGTCTTTGAGCTGGTGGGCGACAAAGGCGGAATCCTTGCCGCCACTGGCCGGCACAATGACGTCCCAGGAGCCGTCCCGGCTGCGGTGCCGGTCGCAAAGCGCGGCGAGCTGCCGCTCCCGGGCCACCCAGTCGATCTCGCGGTGCTTGCGCTCCGCATAGCGGCAGGCGGAGCAGACCCCTTCAGCGTCGAAGGTGATGCGCGGTCTCTGGTTGGACATCACGCAACGGACGCAGTACTGGACCTTCCCTGGCGGCTGATGAGCCATGACACACTCCTTGGGGCAGGGGTGGCGAGCGGCGCGGCCATCCTGGCAGAGGCGCCGTGACAGATACCTTACGGGCGTTATCGTCACAGCGGCGGCCCAGCTTGACGACAATCTGCAGGCCAGGGAAAGAGGCAGGCGGGGGGAGCGGGGCCGTCAGCCGGCCAGGGTCAGGAAGTTGCGGTAGACCGCCAGCCCCAAGGCGCCGCTGCGCTCGGGATGGAACTGGCAGCCGAAGAGCCGATCCCGGGCCACCAGGGAGCAGAAGGTCTGGTCGCCGTAGCGGCTGACCGCCGCCTGCCAGGTGGGATCCGCCGGCTTGGCCACGAAGGAATGAACGAAATAGAAGAACCTGCCGTCCGGGATGCCGGCCAGAAGCGCCGCGGCCGACGTCCGGCCCTCCGGGGTGATCAGGACCCGGTTCCAGCCCACATGGGGCACCTTGAGGCGATAGCCCTGGGCATCCTGGCGGGAGGCCAGTCGGGTCACCCGGCCGGCCAGAAGATCGAGCCCGGCATGCAGGCCGAACTCCTCGCTGGCGGAAAACAGCAGCTGCATGCCCAGGCAGATGCCCAGAAACGGCCGGCCCGCGGCCACGAAATCGCGGATGGCCGGCACCAGCCCCCGGTCGGTCAACTGCGCCATGGCCTCACCAAAGGCACCGACCCCGGGCAGGATCGCCCGGGGCGCCGCCGCCAGGGCGGCCGGGCCGTCAGCCACAGTCACCTGGGCGCCCAGATGGGCAAGCGCCCGGACGACGCTGAACAGATTGCCAGCGCCGTAATCGATGACGGCGATCCGGTTGTCATGAGCGTGTGGCATGGCGAGAAGGACTCTTACCGTGCAAGACGAACCGCAGAATATCCAACAAGGAATTTCGAAGGTAAAAAGGGTCGTTGTTCTTTTGCTGTGAAGCCGAGGTGGCGAGGTCCGGGGCTCAATCGACCACCTGCCATCGTCCGCCCCGGTCGGGACCGATGCGTACCAGACGATTGGCCTCGCGCAGCTTGCGCACGGCACGCTCGACGGCGCTCTTCGACCTGCCCAAGCGCGTTGCCAGCTGCGCCGCCGACAGGTCAGGCCTCTCCCGCAGCAGCTCCAGAATCGCGGCTGGCGTTTTCACCGGCGTTTTCAGCCGCTTCCTTTCTATCGCCGGCAGGCGGAAGGTCACGATCACGGCTCCTCCGCGCACAGACACCGTGGGCGGTGCATGCCCGGACTCCTGCATCAGGCGCGCGATCTTCAGCGTGCCGCGCCCCCAGGTCTCGATGATGCCTCGGCGATAGAAGGTGCGGGCGATCATGGGGTTCCACGGCTTCGATTCGTGCTCGCGGAACAGGGCCTCCGGCGTCAGGCCGAAATGCAGCTCGCCGATGGAGATGATCTCCAGGCGATCATCATAGAGCGCCACGCCTACCGAGCCGCCGCCGACAGCATAATCCCGATGCACGAAGGCATTGGCCAGGGCCTCGCGCAGCGCCTCTACCGGCAGCAGGGGCGTATCCTCTCGCTCCATCTGGCCGGGCACGATGCGTCCGGCGATTGGCAGGGATTCGATCAGGAAGCGCTCCGCCCGGCGCATCAGCGCGAAGGCATTGCCGTGGAACTGCCGGTTGTCCAGGAACTCGTCGCGGGTCACGCCTTTGAACCGCGCCACCTTGAGCAGCAGCTGCGGAAAGTCCGGCAACGGCTCCTCGTCCTTGCAGAACAGGGCGACAGCGGCACGGGACAGGCAATGGCCGTCCACCAGCAGCCCCAGGCCACGCAGGATCTCCAGCGGCTCGCGGGTGCCCGGGTCGTCCAGCCGACCCCGGCGGATGGACTCCTCCAGGGTCAGCACCATCTCACGGTGGTCGAGACGGGACACGTCCCAATCCTTGGCGGGCTGATTCTCCCAGCGCTCCGTGGCGTGCATCTCCTCCAGCAGTAATCGCTGGTAGGTGCTGCGCGGCATCGTCCGGGTGGTGCGACCCGCTCGTAGGCCACGCCCCGAAACGCCACCGGCACCCGGGCACCCCGAGCCACAGTGACCACCAACGCCTCGCGCCCGGCCCCCAAGGCCACGCGTTCCACGAAGGGAAACAGCGGCGGCTCGAATCCTTGAAACTCCTGGGCCAGATCCTCCATCGTCCGGTCGGCCACCATCTGCCCGACCACCTTCCCGGATGGCGTCACCCCGAACCGCAGCCGCCCGCCCTGGCCATTGGCAAAGGCGCAGAGGGTGCGGCAAGCGCGCTCCTTCTCTGCCGTGGATTTCTTGAGCTCCAGGGTTTCGGAT
This region includes:
- a CDS encoding 6-hydroxymethylpterin diphosphokinase MptE-like protein, coding for MPSPSASPARPDPAIYKANNQALARYRPELLARLEALLPADRTEVVLQPAANGSWTAVARNSADGRTVTLHSTTDPEVEARQLADQAECQAGEVRCLVGLGLGFMAVEIMRRRIPLLKLVVIETSPRVLAAAMQVLDLTELMASQDVSILLGQDPDLAPVLAENHVAILGGGLRVTTYEPARELFPNQCQGVLRRLREDASALTGTITTMKSLGQLALDNVTANATVMMRSANLAVLNGALTGHPAIILGAGPSLAPGIETLRRWPNRAFLVAVDSALPVLLRHGLKPHLVVSVDCTEECFEKFRPILAETEVPLCYASIVFPAVPKLYRHPVKFFAAESGSFLSDMQERWGGWAPFPRRLRGVAHMAFHVATLCGASPLVLLGFDLAYTGFRSHAPDMAVPVTINLDAAPWVEGIDGHMLPTMSQFVGTRTDLEWLIQESGMPCFNANRSGARINGAPAVELDALLASGPAFQADPAAVLARCFADSPRPLPAEVLALADRLAGECRTLAQQSQQAQEAVDHALLALRRDRTPPGRPRQGRTAKAFFRAIHASDGVAAAVNKMGFRDIRYLLSGQVEWLQAAERRLQALAHTHTQEERLREELTLLHRSMDLYAEAISTSTALLQRLRRRLDGEIRLTAQLAAVLAAPERAALLVALGRVYLDYGDLAEAEHALLAASALTGMDGEKTILLAQCRRRQYRFAEARELLAAADLPAGQPDLAAYMAEASAWLEKRLETIRHHIDLDATFVNLPLAITYCQDLLTWQPGLQGAEELLQRAQAKNARYEQSNALLVPILTLEEEPALARVEELLAAGEASLATRALMILCRKFPASGRLRERFALLHLDSGRMEEAQRLLVQAISLAPERHEGRIHLAALLAQQGELNEALGYLHQALALDPAGLAALNEGVGDLAAELGRHQEAIVAYERFFLAFPQRRDILRRMGYCYQQLGQQAAAQAAWQAAAP
- a CDS encoding N-acetyl sugar amidotransferase, producing the protein MAHQPPGKVQYCVRCVMSNQRPRITFDAEGVCSACRYAERKHREIDWVARERQLAALCDRHRSRDGSWDVIVPASGGKDSAFVAHQLKDKYGMHPLTVTWAPNLYTDIGWKNLQALIQSGQDNIMGHPNGLINRRLTRLFFETLGDPFQPFIFGQKSFPVRMAVKYRIPLIMYGENGEVEYGGDKKNENSPTHNLGDDLVRHYFSGIGPEDLLEHGFTPGDLAPYLFPSQEELRESGIQCHFYGYYHKWIPQENYYYAAEHCGFVANPERSEGTYSKYASLDDKLDGFHYYLMFIKFGIGRATSDAAHEIRDGHITREEGVALVRRYDGEFPKRHFRDFLDYCDLTEERFWEIVDRFRSLHLWERTNGVWRLKHQVDNPPAADRRAEIRPHSLPAVVVQ
- a CDS encoding ATP-binding protein, which translates into the protein MPRSTYQRLLLEEMHATERWENQPAKDWDVSRLDHREMVLTLEESIRRGRLDDPGTREPLEILRGLGLLVDGHCLSRAAVALFCKDEEPLPDFPQLLLKVARFKGVTRDEFLDNRQFHGNAFALMRRAERFLIESLPIAGRIVPGQMEREDTPLLPVEALREALANAFVHRDYAVGGGSVGVALYDDRLEIISIGELHFGLTPEALFREHESKPWNPMIARTFYRRGIIETWGRGTLKIARLMQESGHAPPTVSVRGGAVIVTFRLPAIERKRLKTPVKTPAAILELLRERPDLSAAQLATRLGRSKSAVERAVRKLREANRLVRIGPDRGGRWQVVD
- the hisH gene encoding imidazole glycerol phosphate synthase subunit HisH, producing MPHAHDNRIAVIDYGAGNLFSVVRALAHLGAQVTVADGPAALAAAPRAILPGVGAFGEAMAQLTDRGLVPAIRDFVAAGRPFLGICLGMQLLFSASEEFGLHAGLDLLAGRVTRLASRQDAQGYRLKVPHVGWNRVLITPEGRTSAAALLAGIPDGRFFYFVHSFVAKPADPTWQAAVSRYGDQTFCSLVARDRLFGCQFHPERSGALGLAVYRNFLTLAG
- a CDS encoding type II toxin-antitoxin system CcdA family antitoxin codes for the protein MPAHLCDESAPQKAANLSVNSDLLRQARGVEINLSQALEQRLVAPFAHERRQRWREENRAAVSAYNHRIEADDAFSDPVRSP